GCGCCGCACCTTGGCGGCTGAGGTCGATTCGGGCCGGCTCATGCTCGCCGGCGGCAGCTTTCGGGCGCTGACCCGTATCGCCACGGTAAGGCACTTCGGCGCGGTCGACGGCGTGCTGTTCGACCTCGGCCTCAGCTCCTACCATCTCGAGGCCAGCGGCCGCGGCTTCAGCTTCATGCGCAACGAGCCGCTCGACATGCGTTTTGACCCCGCCGATGCCGATTGCGAGAGCGCCGCGGATATTGTGCGCACCCGCAGCGTTGACGAGTTGGCGGCGATCTTTCGGCAATACGGTGAAGAGCGCTTTGCCGGCCGCATCGCCGGGCGCATCATCGTCGAGCGCGAGCGCGCGCCGATCACCACCACCACCCAGCTCTTCGACCTCATCGCCGCGGCGCTGCCCGCCCGCATCCGCTGGCGCGCCGGCCGCTCGGCGGCGCGCATCTTCCAAGCCTTGCGTATCGCCGCCAACGACGAGCTGGACGCGGTCAGCGAGGGGCTGCCGCAAGCGGTCTCGCTGCTGGCCCCCGGGGGCCGGCTTGTAGTGATGTCATTTCACTCCTTGGAAGACCGAATGGTCAAGCAGTTCCTGGTGGCGGAGCGCGCCGCCGGGCGCCTGCGGATCGTGACCAAGCGCCCGTTGCGCCCGTCGGAAGCGGAAGTGGAAGCCAACCCGCGCGCCGCCAGCGCCAAGTTGCGCGTGGCCGAGAAGGCCTGAGGCGGGGCGCCGCCGTCAGCTCTGGCCGGCGTGGCCCTGACTGAGGCGGCGGGACTTGGCGCGGACGTTACGCCGCGCCGCCGGCAACGACTCGATCACGGTGATCATGACCGCGGGCGACACGGTCCAGTTGCCGCTGGCATCGTAGGCAATCGCGCTGAGGGAGTAACTGCCGGCCGCCAGCGTGCGCGTGTCCCACGCAAAGGTGTACGGGGCGGTTACGTCGCTGCCGCGCGGGCGCCCATCAACGTGTAGAACCACGCGCTTCATCGGGCCATTGTCGGTTGCGGCGACCGAAACGGTCACGATGCCGCGCACGGCTTCGCCGGCGCCGGGCGCGGCGATCGTCACCGCCGGCGGCGTGGTATCGGGACC
This genomic interval from Deltaproteobacteria bacterium contains the following:
- the rsmH gene encoding 16S rRNA (cytosine(1402)-N(4))-methyltransferase RsmH translates to MDQPIHCPVMLEEVLAHLNVRPGARFIDATLDGGGHSAALLQRSAPDGCVLGVDRDPGLLSAVRRTLAAEVDSGRLMLAGGSFRALTRIATVRHFGAVDGVLFDLGLSSYHLEASGRGFSFMRNEPLDMRFDPADADCESAADIVRTRSVDELAAIFRQYGEERFAGRIAGRIIVERERAPITTTTQLFDLIAAALPARIRWRAGRSAARIFQALRIAANDELDAVSEGLPQAVSLLAPGGRLVVMSFHSLEDRMVKQFLVAERAAGRLRIVTKRPLRPSEAEVEANPRAASAKLRVAEKA